A genome region from Colletotrichum lupini strain CBS 119142 culture-collection CBS:119142 mitochondrion, complete genome includes the following:
- the nad6 gene encoding NADH dehydrogenase subunit 6 codes for MSNLFIVDEIYTSGFKTGALDIVSIFAILCAILTIVSKNPIVSVLFLIGLFGSVSSYLILLGLNFIGLSYLIVYIGAVSILFLFILMLINIRVSELQSNTKNSIPLALFITIFFNYLVFQFLPYDLAILNNSNNSLNNVLYHTSFNAPGEKLFNNTTISNLGGESSDLFFATSSSWDGNLIETSHISSIGNILYTSHSMWLILASFILLLAMIGAIVITIKPKKKRD; via the coding sequence ATGTCAAATTTGTTTATCGTAGATGAAATATATACTAGTGGGTTTAAAACAGGAGCTTTAGATATTGTTTCTATATTTGCAATATTATGTGCCATTTTAACAATTGTAAGTAAAAATCCGATAGTCTCTGTTCTATTTTTAATAGGATTATTTGGGAGTGTATCTTCTTATTTAATATTATTAGGTTTAAATTTTATAGGTTTATCTTACTTAATTGTTTATATAGGAGCTGTATCTATACTATTTTTATTCATTTTAATGCTAATTAATATTAGAGTTAGTGAATTACAAAGTAATACTAAAAATAGTATACCTTTAGCTTTATTTATAACAATATTTTTTAATTATTTAGTTTTCCAATTCTTACCATATGATTTAGCTATTTTAAATAATTCAAATAATTCATTAAATAATGTATTATACCACACATCATTCAATGCTCCCGGAGAAAAATTATTTAATAATACTACAATCTCAAATTTAGGAGGAGAAAGTTCTGATCTATTTTTTGCTACAAGTAGTAGTTGAGATGGAAATTTAATAGAAACAAGCCATATATCTAGTATAGGTAATATACTATATACAAGTCACAGTATGTGATTAATACTAGCCAGTTTTATTCTATTGTTAGCTATGATAGGTGCAATAGTTATTACAATAAAACCAAAAAAAAAAAGGGATTAG